A genome region from Pseudomonas sp. S06B 330 includes the following:
- a CDS encoding DUF1302 domain-containing protein, producing MSRFNATHGGLLLTLSVACAHANAGPRIELGENTTLDSSLTVNYTASMRTAKPAHQYLNDINNDDGTRNFDRGALITNRVSLFGELLLKHDNLGAVLRGSHFYDDVYHNRNDNDSPDTVNKIGRADGFTEDTRRLSGSKARLLDAYVYGNFDVAESQYLSIKAGRHLVAWGESLFWANISQGQAPVDATKFNVPGTEAKDAYLPVGQVSASWSLNEDLALVGFYQYEWEKTQLNPVGDYFGSDTFGPGAEFFRLGAGVINSLPDDTFTAVTYAGDVEPRDSGQWGLGVRYRITENTEVGLFHYRYHERVGALFFDFSGQTQYSSLSGVGRYASAGSGPVYRLGYFDDVELTGVSFSSKVGDSVQFAGDLSYRDGAAVYLDNGAPARGQLWQGNLNGSYIIGPSFLAQQTTVMAEVVHQHIEGVDTLHITGGGPGVDGSFNNFESETQTRGQTLLGIGTYMDYLGIADGLDLTTRLVWTQNVDGSAYQGLGRDEKRLTVGGDFKYLGNFQVGLTYVAYLSSPDIAQGRLLADRDYLSFNAKYTF from the coding sequence ATGTCTAGGTTCAACGCGACTCATGGCGGGCTGTTGCTGACACTTTCCGTGGCCTGTGCGCACGCCAACGCTGGCCCTCGAATCGAGCTGGGCGAAAACACCACCCTGGATTCGTCGCTGACGGTCAACTACACCGCTTCCATGCGTACCGCCAAGCCCGCTCACCAGTACCTCAACGACATCAACAACGACGACGGCACGCGCAACTTCGATCGCGGTGCGCTGATCACCAACCGGGTCAGCCTGTTCGGTGAATTACTGCTCAAGCACGACAACCTCGGTGCGGTACTGCGCGGCAGCCATTTCTACGACGATGTCTATCACAACCGCAACGACAACGACTCACCGGACACCGTCAACAAGATCGGCCGCGCCGATGGTTTTACGGAAGACACCCGCCGCTTGAGCGGCAGCAAGGCCCGATTGCTCGATGCCTATGTCTACGGCAACTTTGATGTCGCCGAGAGTCAGTACCTGTCGATCAAGGCTGGGCGCCACCTGGTGGCCTGGGGCGAGAGTCTGTTCTGGGCCAACATCAGTCAGGGTCAGGCGCCGGTGGATGCGACCAAGTTCAACGTGCCCGGCACTGAAGCCAAGGACGCCTACCTGCCTGTGGGGCAAGTGTCGGCCTCGTGGTCGCTCAATGAAGACCTGGCGCTGGTCGGCTTCTATCAATACGAGTGGGAAAAGACTCAGCTCAACCCGGTGGGCGATTATTTCGGCAGCGATACCTTCGGACCGGGCGCCGAGTTCTTTCGCCTCGGTGCCGGGGTGATCAACAGCCTGCCGGACGATACCTTCACCGCCGTCACTTACGCCGGTGACGTCGAACCCCGCGACAGCGGCCAATGGGGCTTGGGCGTACGCTACCGGATCACCGAGAACACCGAAGTCGGCCTGTTTCATTACCGCTATCACGAGCGGGTCGGGGCGCTGTTCTTCGACTTCAGCGGCCAGACCCAATACTCCTCGCTCAGCGGCGTTGGCCGTTATGCCAGCGCTGGCAGCGGCCCGGTGTACCGCCTGGGCTACTTCGACGATGTCGAGCTGACCGGGGTCAGTTTCAGTTCCAAGGTTGGTGACTCGGTGCAGTTTGCCGGCGACCTCAGCTACCGCGACGGTGCCGCCGTGTACCTGGACAACGGCGCCCCGGCGCGTGGCCAGTTGTGGCAGGGCAACCTCAATGGCAGCTATATCATTGGCCCGAGCTTTCTCGCCCAGCAAACCACGGTCATGGCCGAGGTGGTGCACCAGCACATCGAAGGCGTCGATACCCTGCATATCACCGGGGGTGGGCCGGGCGTCGACGGCAGTTTCAACAATTTCGAGTCCGAGACCCAGACCCGCGGCCAGACCCTGCTTGGCATAGGTACCTACATGGATTACCTGGGCATCGCCGATGGTCTGGACCTGACTACCCGCCTGGTCTGGACCCAGAACGTCGATGGTAGCGCCTATCAAGGCCTTGGCCGTGACGAAAAACGCCTGACCGTCGGTGGCGATTTCAAGTACCTGGGCAACTTCCAGGTCGGCCTGACCTATGTCGCCTACCTCAGTTCCCCGGACATCGCCCAGGGCCGCCTGCTGGCCGACCGCGATTACCTGTCGTTCAACGCTAAATACACCTTCTGA
- a CDS encoding NADH:flavin oxidoreductase, producing MHTSPFSPIDIGPLTLKNRFIKAATNEGMSTQGLPSKQLVKLHAGLARGAVALTTVAYCAVSKDGRTLPNQLTLTRESLPHFKALTDAVHKEGGLVSAQITHGGCFTFLRERTTRYPLSASGGFNKIGMMSGMFFKQAMNETDMRQVVEDFAQGARLAREAGFDAVEIHMGHGYLLSQFISPMYNKRRDHYGGTLENRLRFPRRVLRAVLEAVGRDLAVICKYSVTEGVRAGNSAEDGARIARMLEQEGAHLLVLSAGMNAESITTMFGSSFPKENRVQQKNPVIALAMKIQRLRDPVVEFHELYLLEHARKVRAAVKMPLAYLGGAKSMASIEQVMAEGFDLVAMGRVLLAESDYVEKLATGASKDSICTACNRCVAMMYTPGGTSCVLGKPGDAELNRQPAAS from the coding sequence ATGCACACGTCTCCCTTCAGCCCGATCGACATCGGCCCACTGACCCTGAAAAACCGCTTTATCAAAGCGGCCACCAACGAAGGCATGAGCACCCAGGGCCTGCCGTCCAAGCAACTGGTCAAGCTCCACGCCGGGCTTGCCCGTGGCGCAGTGGCCTTGACCACCGTGGCCTATTGCGCGGTCAGCAAGGACGGGCGCACCTTGCCCAACCAGCTGACCCTGACCCGCGAAAGCTTGCCGCACTTCAAGGCGCTGACGGATGCCGTACACAAAGAAGGTGGGTTGGTCAGTGCGCAGATTACCCACGGTGGTTGCTTCACCTTCCTTCGCGAGCGCACCACCCGTTACCCGCTGTCGGCCAGCGGCGGTTTCAACAAGATCGGCATGATGAGTGGCATGTTTTTTAAACAAGCCATGAACGAGACGGACATGCGCCAGGTGGTTGAGGACTTTGCTCAAGGTGCGCGACTGGCTCGCGAGGCCGGTTTTGACGCCGTGGAAATCCACATGGGCCATGGTTACCTGCTCAGTCAGTTCATCTCGCCGATGTACAACAAGCGTCGTGACCACTACGGCGGCACCCTGGAAAACCGCTTGCGCTTTCCGCGCCGGGTGCTGCGCGCGGTGCTTGAAGCGGTGGGGCGCGATCTGGCGGTGATTTGCAAGTACAGCGTCACCGAGGGCGTACGCGCCGGTAACAGCGCCGAAGATGGCGCGAGGATCGCCCGTATGCTCGAGCAGGAAGGTGCTCACCTGTTAGTACTCAGCGCCGGAATGAACGCTGAATCGATCACCACCATGTTCGGTTCCTCCTTTCCCAAGGAGAACCGCGTGCAGCAGAAGAATCCGGTGATTGCCCTGGCGATGAAAATCCAGCGCCTGCGTGACCCGGTGGTGGAGTTTCATGAGCTATACCTGCTGGAACATGCGCGCAAGGTGCGGGCGGCGGTGAAGATGCCATTGGCCTATTTGGGCGGGGCCAAGAGCATGGCGAGTATCGAGCAGGTCATGGCTGAAGGCTTTGATCTGGTGGCCATGGGCCGGGTGTTGTTGGCCGAGTCGGACTACGTTGAAAAACTCGCCACCGGTGCCAGCAAGGACTCCATCTGCACCGCCTGCAATCGCTGTGTGGCGATGATGTACACGCCGGGCGGCACCTCCTGTGTGCTGGGCAAGCCCGGCGACGCCGAGCTCAACCGCCAGCCGGCGGCGTCTTAG
- a CDS encoding alpha/beta fold hydrolase, whose protein sequence is MTSATDLPLPTGHYLTTPGGLRLHYLDEGSGPVVLWLHGSGPGASGFSNFKGNYPQFVEAGYRNIVLDLPGFGRSDKPEDVQYHLDFFIDNVAAVLDALDIDRCTLLGNSLGGAIALGLALRLPKRVERLILLAPGGVEERETYFQMQGILRMVNLFNAGPVGLEEMRSMMRLQLFDDSILPQSLLEERVAVAVTQPKNLFSTMQVPNMEARLGELQCPILGFWGSNDNFNPVSGAQRIIDGAPNARFIVLNRCGHWVQVEHRELFNRSCLEFLQHG, encoded by the coding sequence ATGACCTCAGCCACCGACCTGCCGTTACCCACCGGCCACTACCTGACCACCCCCGGCGGCCTGCGCCTGCACTATCTGGATGAAGGCAGCGGCCCGGTGGTGCTCTGGCTGCATGGCAGCGGTCCAGGCGCCAGCGGCTTTAGTAATTTCAAGGGCAACTACCCGCAGTTCGTTGAAGCCGGCTACCGCAACATTGTCCTCGACCTGCCCGGCTTTGGCCGCTCGGACAAGCCCGAGGATGTGCAGTACCACCTGGATTTCTTCATCGACAACGTCGCTGCCGTGCTCGACGCCCTGGACATCGACCGCTGCACCCTGCTCGGTAACTCCCTCGGCGGCGCGATTGCCCTGGGCCTGGCCTTGCGCCTGCCGAAGCGGGTGGAACGCTTGATTTTGCTGGCGCCCGGTGGCGTCGAGGAGCGCGAGACCTACTTCCAGATGCAAGGCATCCTGCGCATGGTCAACCTGTTCAATGCCGGGCCCGTCGGCCTTGAAGAGATGCGCAGCATGATGCGCCTGCAGCTGTTCGATGACTCGATTTTGCCGCAGAGCCTGTTGGAGGAACGGGTGGCCGTGGCGGTGACGCAGCCGAAGAACCTGTTCAGCACCATGCAGGTGCCGAACATGGAGGCGCGCCTTGGTGAGCTGCAGTGCCCGATCCTCGGCTTCTGGGGCAGCAACGACAACTTCAACCCGGTCAGTGGCGCGCAACGCATCATCGATGGCGCGCCCAATGCGCGCTTTATCGTGCTTAACCGTTGCGGGCACTGGGTGCAGGTGGAGCACCGTGAATTGTTCAACCGTAGCTGCCTGGAGTTTCTCCAGCACGGTTGA
- a CDS encoding SDR family NAD(P)-dependent oxidoreductase, whose translation MKLLNKVAFVTGAGQGMGQAMVRRFVAEGAKVVAVDLNQVALAESLADLTDLDDRVLALACNVADAASVADAMGEVEARFGGLDIVVNNAGVGAFDSFLETPDESWARVIGVNLGGTFLCCREGAKLMVKGARKGVIINLSSTAALTGEGPSHYCASKAGVMGLTRSIARELAASGIRVNSLVPGPTNTPMMAGVAEEHMQAMLKNVPLGRLCETDEIAGVAVFLASDDASFITGQNIAVNGGMAFI comes from the coding sequence ATGAAGTTGCTGAACAAAGTCGCCTTTGTCACCGGCGCGGGGCAGGGGATGGGCCAGGCCATGGTGCGTCGTTTCGTTGCCGAAGGCGCCAAGGTGGTGGCGGTGGACCTGAACCAGGTGGCCCTGGCCGAGAGCCTGGCGGATCTGACTGATCTTGATGACCGGGTCCTGGCGCTGGCCTGCAACGTCGCCGATGCAGCGTCGGTGGCCGATGCCATGGGCGAGGTCGAAGCGCGCTTTGGCGGCCTCGACATTGTCGTCAATAACGCCGGTGTAGGTGCCTTCGACAGTTTCCTCGAGACCCCGGACGAGAGCTGGGCGCGGGTCATTGGGGTCAACCTCGGTGGCACCTTCTTGTGCTGCCGCGAGGGCGCCAAGCTGATGGTCAAGGGTGCACGTAAAGGGGTGATCATCAACCTCTCCAGCACCGCTGCACTGACCGGCGAAGGCCCTAGCCACTACTGCGCGTCCAAGGCCGGGGTCATGGGCCTGACCCGTTCCATCGCCCGCGAGCTGGCAGCGAGCGGCATCCGCGTCAACAGCCTGGTGCCGGGCCCCACCAATACACCCATGATGGCCGGAGTGGCCGAAGAGCACATGCAGGCCATGCTCAAGAACGTGCCGCTGGGCCGCTTGTGTGAAACCGACGAGATTGCCGGGGTGGCGGTGTTCCTGGCCAGCGACGATGCCAGCTTTATCACCGGCCAGAACATTGCGGTCAACGGCGGCATGGCCTTTATCTGA
- a CDS encoding SDR family NAD(P)-dependent oxidoreductase, translated as MSKRLANKIAFITGAGSGIGQATALRFAEEGATVVLCGRREQPLQAVLEQIQAAGGQGDIAVADVSNEQAYVAALENAARRHGRLDILVNNAMAYTWGGVDTLSTADWRANFSTTVDGTFFGTRTAMRLMKDQGGGAIVNIASICGLFGTAWMAGYSAAKAAVINFSRAVASEGAAHNIRCNVVIPGVVDTPATAGMLSDDKTRRNTEKVIPMQRVGLPLELANAILFLASDEASYVTGASLAVDGGRSSDLYTVLD; from the coding sequence ATGAGCAAACGACTCGCCAACAAGATCGCTTTCATCACTGGCGCGGGTTCTGGCATTGGCCAAGCTACCGCCTTGCGTTTTGCCGAGGAGGGCGCCACGGTGGTGCTCTGCGGGCGCCGCGAACAACCGCTGCAGGCGGTACTGGAACAGATTCAAGCCGCGGGCGGGCAGGGCGACATTGCCGTAGCCGACGTCAGTAATGAGCAGGCCTACGTCGCGGCCCTGGAGAACGCCGCCCGGCGTCACGGGCGTCTCGACATCCTGGTCAACAACGCCATGGCCTACACCTGGGGGGGCGTTGACACGCTGTCGACGGCTGACTGGCGCGCCAACTTCAGCACCACCGTCGATGGCACCTTCTTTGGCACACGCACCGCCATGCGCCTGATGAAAGACCAGGGCGGTGGTGCCATCGTCAACATCGCCTCGATCTGTGGCCTGTTCGGCACTGCCTGGATGGCCGGATATTCAGCGGCCAAGGCGGCGGTGATCAACTTCAGCCGCGCGGTGGCCAGTGAAGGTGCTGCGCACAACATTCGTTGCAACGTGGTCATCCCCGGCGTGGTCGACACCCCGGCGACCGCCGGCATGCTCAGCGACGACAAAACCCGGCGCAACACCGAAAAGGTCATCCCTATGCAGCGGGTGGGGCTGCCGCTGGAGTTGGCCAATGCGATCCTGTTTTTGGCCAGCGACGAGGCCTCCTACGTCACCGGCGCGAGCCTGGCGGTGGATGGCGGCCGCAGCTCGGACCTGTACACGGTGCTGGATTAA
- a CDS encoding nuclear transport factor 2 family protein gives METTSLYARIERLESLDAIRQLAGKYALALDMRDMDAMANCFVPDVKVGRDKQGRAHFKAWLDETMRRQFHGTSHHLGQHIIEFSDADHATGVVYSKNEHETGAEWVIMQMLYWDDYERVDGRWCFRRRLPCYWYATDLNKPPIGGLKMRWPGREPYAGSFHELFPSWDTFWAQRPDKDALPQIAEPAPLEQFLRTMRRGAGEPKIRVR, from the coding sequence ATGGAGACGACCTCGCTGTACGCGCGCATTGAGCGCCTGGAATCGCTGGATGCGATCCGCCAACTGGCCGGCAAATACGCCCTGGCCCTGGACATGCGCGACATGGACGCCATGGCCAACTGCTTTGTTCCAGATGTCAAAGTCGGTCGCGACAAGCAGGGGCGGGCGCATTTCAAGGCATGGCTGGATGAAACCATGCGCCGGCAGTTCCACGGCACGTCCCATCACCTGGGTCAGCACATCATCGAGTTCAGCGATGCCGACCATGCCACCGGCGTGGTCTATTCGAAGAACGAGCATGAGACCGGGGCTGAGTGGGTAATCATGCAAATGCTCTACTGGGATGACTACGAGCGGGTTGACGGGCGTTGGTGCTTTCGGCGGCGGCTGCCGTGCTACTGGTACGCCACCGACCTGAACAAGCCGCCGATTGGCGGCCTGAAAATGCGCTGGCCGGGGCGTGAGCCTTACGCTGGCAGTTTTCATGAGTTGTTCCCGTCGTGGGACACGTTCTGGGCGCAGCGGCCGGACAAGGACGCCTTGCCGCAGATCGCTGAGCCGGCACCGCTTGAGCAGTTTTTGCGGACGATGCGGCGAGGGGCAGGGGAGCCGAAAATTCGCGTGCGCTAG
- a CDS encoding type VI secretion system Vgr family protein, protein MFAPAHSVHFELLIPTVRNDFKVLAFDGSETISCLYAIKVELVSEYPDFDLESLLGQPAFLRFGLQGEGIHGRIEHVLAGEPGRRLTRYQLTLVPALHYLQFSHNQRIFQQLTVPQIVTQVLQGHGIQADAFAFHVRTSPEREYCTQYFESDYELIRRLCSEDGIAWHHQHSPDGHLLVFTDDQTFFPKLGATPYQQGGGLVADHPVISQFSRRFSTRTSTVTRRGYDFQRPSLLLESQFTAEFSPPLEDYRYPLSMDTEKLARQRARQALERHRSDYQLAEGQSDQPFLRSGHFFDLTEHPRKDCNNLWLLLSVTHEGKQPQVLEESVGSDVQPADGFTQGYRNSFSAIPWDVFYRPPLVTRNAVLVSQTARVTGPAGEEIFCDEYGRVKVEFHWDRAELSSDKSSCWIRVSSSWAGAGFGAVTLPRVGMEVVVTYLEGNPDQPLITGCVPNKLTPQPYPLPANKTKTVLRSRSSPDSGGYNELSIEDRKGQELIYLRAQRDLEQKIEHDSQLEVGNERRETIKGNSIAVLEAEDQRTVGADRKVELKANDNLQVASSSHTRVGQTLVVEAGQQVHLKAGRQVILDAGASITLKGGGQHIVIGPGGIFSSSEIQIGGAPLAGTAAAPALPGLLDELSTPPPLEAAAQAKALMRAEPWCEICEQTAKENAQ, encoded by the coding sequence ATGTTCGCGCCGGCTCATAGCGTGCATTTCGAGTTACTGATCCCCACGGTTCGCAATGATTTCAAGGTGCTGGCGTTTGACGGTAGTGAAACCATCAGTTGCCTGTATGCGATCAAGGTTGAACTGGTCAGCGAGTACCCTGACTTCGACTTGGAAAGCTTGCTCGGCCAGCCGGCATTTCTGCGCTTTGGCTTGCAGGGTGAAGGGATTCATGGGCGAATCGAACATGTCTTGGCCGGTGAGCCGGGCAGGCGGCTGACCCGCTATCAGTTGACCTTGGTGCCGGCCCTGCATTACTTGCAGTTCAGTCACAATCAGCGGATTTTCCAGCAACTGACGGTGCCGCAGATCGTCACCCAGGTGCTTCAGGGCCATGGCATTCAGGCTGATGCCTTTGCGTTCCATGTCCGCACCAGCCCTGAACGCGAATACTGCACTCAATATTTTGAAAGCGACTACGAACTGATCCGGAGGCTGTGCAGTGAAGACGGGATTGCCTGGCATCACCAACACAGCCCGGATGGCCACTTACTGGTCTTCACCGACGACCAGACGTTTTTCCCCAAGCTCGGCGCAACGCCGTATCAGCAAGGCGGTGGTCTGGTGGCCGATCACCCGGTCATCAGCCAGTTCTCCCGGCGCTTCAGCACCCGCACCAGCACGGTCACGCGCCGCGGCTATGACTTCCAGCGGCCAAGCCTGCTGCTGGAAAGCCAGTTCACCGCCGAGTTCAGCCCGCCGCTTGAGGACTACCGCTACCCGCTGTCGATGGACACCGAGAAACTCGCCAGGCAACGCGCCCGCCAAGCCCTGGAACGACACCGCAGCGACTATCAGTTGGCCGAAGGTCAAAGCGACCAACCGTTTTTGCGCAGCGGCCACTTCTTCGACCTGACCGAGCACCCGCGTAAAGACTGCAATAACTTGTGGCTCTTGCTCAGCGTCACCCATGAAGGTAAACAGCCGCAGGTGCTTGAGGAGTCAGTCGGCAGCGACGTCCAGCCTGCCGACGGATTTACCCAAGGCTATCGCAACAGCTTCAGCGCCATTCCCTGGGACGTGTTCTACCGGCCACCGCTGGTCACCCGCAACGCCGTGCTGGTCAGTCAGACCGCCCGGGTTACCGGGCCGGCCGGGGAAGAAATCTTCTGCGATGAATACGGGCGGGTCAAAGTCGAATTTCACTGGGACCGTGCCGAGCTGAGCAGTGACAAGAGCAGTTGCTGGATACGCGTGTCGTCCAGCTGGGCGGGGGCGGGCTTTGGTGCGGTGACTCTTCCGCGCGTCGGCATGGAAGTGGTGGTGACCTACCTGGAGGGTAATCCCGACCAGCCGTTGATTACCGGTTGCGTGCCCAACAAGCTCACCCCGCAGCCTTACCCGTTGCCCGCGAACAAAACCAAGACCGTGCTGCGCAGCCGTAGCTCGCCTGACAGCGGTGGCTACAACGAGCTGTCGATTGAAGACCGCAAAGGCCAGGAGTTGATCTACCTGCGTGCCCAGCGCGACCTGGAGCAAAAGATCGAACACGACAGCCAGCTTGAGGTCGGTAACGAGCGCCGGGAAACCATCAAGGGCAACAGCATTGCAGTGCTGGAAGCTGAAGACCAGCGCACTGTTGGCGCGGACCGCAAGGTCGAACTCAAGGCTAACGACAATTTGCAGGTCGCCAGCAGCAGCCATACCCGAGTGGGGCAAACGCTGGTGGTTGAAGCGGGCCAGCAAGTGCACCTCAAGGCTGGAAGGCAAGTGATCCTCGATGCCGGGGCCAGCATCACCTTGAAAGGTGGCGGCCAACACATCGTCATCGGCCCCGGCGGCATTTTCAGCAGTAGCGAAATTCAAATCGGTGGTGCGCCCCTCGCGGGAACTGCAGCGGCGCCAGCGTTGCCTGGCCTGCTCGACGAATTATCGACACCGCCGCCGCTGGAGGCTGCGGCGCAGGCAAAGGCACTGATGCGGGCTGAGCCATGGTGTGAAATCTGTGAACAGACTGCGAAGGAAAATGCCCAGTGA
- a CDS encoding DUF4123 domain-containing protein, with protein MSSVPQANYLLIDGVLRANALANLYALAEPVEIEPLYQGTRWRELKDLGPILVATQGSSDLIQTTWQSAAQQADASLLYSPAPIIAVADHLRRFIAPSDVRGSKGLLRFADPLVARHWLGSYQGAHRDAVLGPIQSWHLPQRSHSWALDQPPEWCTFTRTAAPPQWAEGYAQLGEAQIHALDQAARWRFMERLHHRVERSHPQHLARLDKSQLSQWFDDRLDEGQAWGLCSERSLTIWVEFSLRWGDGFTNNPDAPYQRWLARTPDALKLAPELRIQHMDNACLHLDVNKDV; from the coding sequence GTGAGTAGCGTCCCCCAAGCCAATTACCTACTGATCGACGGTGTCTTGCGCGCCAATGCCTTGGCAAATCTTTACGCGCTCGCAGAGCCGGTTGAGATCGAACCGCTGTACCAGGGAACCCGCTGGAGGGAACTCAAAGACCTTGGACCTATATTAGTCGCGACTCAAGGCTCATCCGACCTGATTCAGACAACATGGCAAAGCGCTGCCCAGCAGGCTGACGCCAGCCTTTTATACAGCCCTGCGCCGATAATCGCCGTTGCCGATCATTTGCGCCGCTTCATTGCGCCCTCCGATGTACGTGGCAGCAAGGGCTTGCTGCGTTTTGCCGACCCACTGGTGGCGCGTCACTGGCTAGGCAGTTATCAAGGTGCGCACCGGGATGCGGTGCTTGGCCCGATTCAATCTTGGCACCTGCCGCAACGTTCCCATTCCTGGGCGCTTGACCAACCCCCCGAGTGGTGCACATTCACTCGCACGGCGGCGCCCCCTCAGTGGGCGGAGGGATACGCTCAGTTGGGCGAAGCACAGATACATGCGCTTGATCAGGCCGCACGCTGGCGCTTCATGGAACGGCTGCACCATCGCGTTGAGCGCAGTCATCCTCAACACCTGGCACGCCTTGATAAGAGCCAGCTATCCCAGTGGTTTGATGACCGTCTCGATGAGGGCCAGGCCTGGGGACTTTGCAGCGAACGCAGCCTGACGATTTGGGTTGAATTCAGTCTGCGCTGGGGGGATGGATTCACCAATAACCCTGATGCGCCCTATCAGCGCTGGCTGGCGCGTACCCCCGATGCCCTCAAACTCGCACCAGAGCTGCGTATCCAGCACATGGACAACGCTTGCCTGCACCTCGACGTGAACAAGGACGTGTGA